The following proteins are encoded in a genomic region of Actinomadura sp. NAK00032:
- a CDS encoding SIS domain-containing protein: protein MAGTRIMSEIAAQPECWRRAAGLAAEAGEALPARGERVAVVGCGTSLYMAQAYAALREGAGHGETDAFAASEMPDGRRYDRVLALTRSGTTTEVLELLGRLAGTVPTTAITADPDTPVSASAGRVIALEFADEESVVQTRFATTQLALLRAHLGEDLDAAIADAAAAVAAPPPPELLAAGQITFLGRGWTVGIAREAALKMREAAGFWTEAYPAMEYRHGPISITGPGRAVWMFGELPDGLAEQVAATGGTLRTSAADPLADLVRAQRLAVALAEAAGLDPERPRHLTRSVILDADG from the coding sequence ATGGCCGGCACCCGCATCATGTCCGAGATCGCCGCGCAGCCGGAGTGCTGGCGGCGGGCCGCCGGGCTGGCGGCGGAGGCCGGGGAGGCGCTGCCGGCCCGCGGGGAGCGGGTCGCGGTCGTCGGATGCGGCACCTCGCTGTACATGGCGCAGGCGTACGCCGCGCTGCGGGAGGGCGCCGGGCACGGCGAGACCGACGCGTTCGCCGCCTCGGAGATGCCGGACGGCCGCCGCTACGACCGGGTGCTGGCGCTGACCCGGTCCGGGACGACGACGGAGGTCCTGGAGCTCCTCGGCCGGCTCGCGGGCACCGTGCCCACCACCGCGATCACCGCCGACCCGGACACCCCGGTGTCGGCGAGCGCCGGCCGGGTGATCGCGCTGGAGTTCGCCGACGAGGAGTCGGTCGTCCAGACCCGGTTCGCGACCACGCAGCTGGCGCTGCTGCGCGCCCACCTGGGCGAGGACCTGGACGCCGCGATCGCCGACGCGGCGGCGGCCGTGGCCGCCCCGCCCCCGCCCGAACTGCTCGCCGCCGGGCAGATCACCTTCCTCGGCCGCGGCTGGACGGTCGGCATCGCGCGGGAGGCCGCGCTGAAGATGCGCGAGGCGGCGGGCTTCTGGACCGAGGCGTACCCGGCGATGGAGTACCGGCACGGCCCGATCAGCATCACCGGCCCCGGCCGCGCGGTCTGGATGTTCGGCGAGCTGCCGGACGGCCTCGCCGAGCAGGTCGCCGCGACCGGCGGGACGCTGCGCACGTCCGCCGCCGACCCGCTGGCCGACCTGGTCCGGGCGCAGCGGCTCGCGGTGGCGCTGGCGGAGGCGGCGGGCCTGGACCCCGAGCGCCCGCGGCACTTGACCCGCTCGGTGATCCTGGACGCCGACGGATGA